One Deinococcus roseus DNA window includes the following coding sequences:
- a CDS encoding GTP-binding protein: MAKGTFERTKPHVNVGTIGHVDHGKTTLTAA, translated from the coding sequence ATGGCTAAAGGCACGTTTGAACGCACCAAGCCCCACGTGAACGTGGGAACCATTGGTCACGTGGACCACGGAAAAACCACCCTCACCGCCGCGA